In Hermetia illucens chromosome 5, iHerIll2.2.curated.20191125, whole genome shotgun sequence, a single window of DNA contains:
- the LOC119657475 gene encoding targeting protein for Xklp2 homolog isoform X1, translating to MESECRYYNWDDLEVGRFDLNHSEKFFTRKHKKHERIDGDSLDSPFEMEERNRENRSKPTRHKENQSPVKAKYVSPAVRSHKPGSNSKSSKDTKSVPSNILRQPLLSRNQLQAAAAATQPVPSVVKYKDIYEKKRQLMVQRTLEEEKKKRIFKSKPAPKFSSEPKPRKPADTSGPKITTPITPMVMKHSKEMEEKRRRRIEEYQKRNEPPKFVSREPHVLYEEPFKPQRLEQCIEPEPFNLHVEKRLEERKQYDKQIKEKTEEKKRQVFDEEYERQKHEERLVREIRKMTTFKARPNPFK from the exons ATGGAATCCGAGTGCCGGTATTACAATTGGGACGATTTGGAAGTGGGTCGATTCGACTTGAACCATTCAGAAAAGTTTTTTA CTCGCAAACATAAGAAGCACGAGAGAATCGACGGTGACTCTTTGG ATTCCCCCTTCGAAATGGAAGAAAGGAACAGGGAAAATCGTTCGAAGCCAACTAGACATAAAGAAAACCAATCTCCGGTAAAAGCGAAATACGTGAGCCCCGCCGTGAGATCACATAAGCCTGGAAGCAATTCGAAAAGCTCTAAAGACACAAAATCGGTTCCAAGCAATATCCTCCGCCAGCCGTTGCTCAGTAGAAATCAGTTGCAAGCGGCTGCAGCCGCTACTCAGCCTGTGCCATCTGTAGTTAAATATAAAGATATATATGAAAAGAAGCGGCAGCTCATGGTGCAAAGGAcattggaagaggagaaaaagaAACGGATTTTCAAAAGCAAACCAGCACCGAAGTTTTCAAGTGAGCCTAAACCACGGAAACCGGCAGACACGTCAGGACCCAAAATAACAACACCAATTACGCCAATGGTGATGAAACACTCGAAAGAGATGGAGGAGAAGAGGAGGCGGCGT ATTGAAGAATATCAGAAACGTAATGAACCGCCAAAATTTGTTAGTCGAGAACCTCACGTTCTCTACGAGGAGCCATTCAAACCGCAAAGGCTGGAGCAATGTATTGAACCCGAACCATTTAATTTACACGTGGAAAAACGCCTGGAGGAGCGGAAACAGTACGACAAGCAGATCAAGGAGAAGACCGAGGAGAAGAAAAGACAGGTATTCGAT GAAGAATATGAACGTCAGAAACACGAAGAACGGCTCGTTCGGGAAATTAGGAAAATGACAACTTTTAAGGCGCGTCCGAATCCTTTTAAATGA
- the LOC119657475 gene encoding targeting protein for Xklp2 homolog isoform X2, with amino-acid sequence MESECRYYNWDDLEVGRFDLNHSEKFFTRKHKKHERIDGDSLDSPFEMEERNRENRSKPTRHKENQSPVKAKYVSPAVRSHKPGSNSKSSKDTKSVPSNILRQPLLSRNQLQAAAAATQPVPSVVKYKDIYEKKRQLMVQRTLEEEKKKRIFKSKPAPKFSSEPKPRKPADTSGPKITTPITPMVMKHSKEMEEKRRRRIEEYQKRNEPPKFVSREPHVLYEEPFKPQRLEQCIEPEPFNLHVEKRLEERKQYDKQIKEKTEEKKRQEEYERQKHEERLVREIRKMTTFKARPNPFK; translated from the exons ATGGAATCCGAGTGCCGGTATTACAATTGGGACGATTTGGAAGTGGGTCGATTCGACTTGAACCATTCAGAAAAGTTTTTTA CTCGCAAACATAAGAAGCACGAGAGAATCGACGGTGACTCTTTGG ATTCCCCCTTCGAAATGGAAGAAAGGAACAGGGAAAATCGTTCGAAGCCAACTAGACATAAAGAAAACCAATCTCCGGTAAAAGCGAAATACGTGAGCCCCGCCGTGAGATCACATAAGCCTGGAAGCAATTCGAAAAGCTCTAAAGACACAAAATCGGTTCCAAGCAATATCCTCCGCCAGCCGTTGCTCAGTAGAAATCAGTTGCAAGCGGCTGCAGCCGCTACTCAGCCTGTGCCATCTGTAGTTAAATATAAAGATATATATGAAAAGAAGCGGCAGCTCATGGTGCAAAGGAcattggaagaggagaaaaagaAACGGATTTTCAAAAGCAAACCAGCACCGAAGTTTTCAAGTGAGCCTAAACCACGGAAACCGGCAGACACGTCAGGACCCAAAATAACAACACCAATTACGCCAATGGTGATGAAACACTCGAAAGAGATGGAGGAGAAGAGGAGGCGGCGT ATTGAAGAATATCAGAAACGTAATGAACCGCCAAAATTTGTTAGTCGAGAACCTCACGTTCTCTACGAGGAGCCATTCAAACCGCAAAGGCTGGAGCAATGTATTGAACCCGAACCATTTAATTTACACGTGGAAAAACGCCTGGAGGAGCGGAAACAGTACGACAAGCAGATCAAGGAGAAGACCGAGGAGAAGAAAAGACAG GAAGAATATGAACGTCAGAAACACGAAGAACGGCTCGTTCGGGAAATTAGGAAAATGACAACTTTTAAGGCGCGTCCGAATCCTTTTAAATGA
- the LOC119657509 gene encoding anionic trypsin-1-like, translating into MKSIVLSIFLTFLLGTAAIEEFKRSNTTHKRFYNIIVQRNPDSATRDLMCSGALISYNKVLTVAHCFFNSSRYSVPKENFAVMLGELGNAAKETRLIQIENILIHPEYSYDNDRQNDLAVVILREEVETDAEDIIPIGIATFALPLNTECIITTWLSLLWGWSLTERIQKIPVTVVDTGNCSAGAILSDRTICVYGNETELEGTYFLSGTPLICNNILAGLSSQTIRSSIPISLESFTNISFYSFWITNNATKRFYFVYIWMYLLASIKFVL; encoded by the exons ATGAAGTCTATAGTGCTATCAATTTTTCTAACATTTCTTCTTGGTACCGCTGCAATTGAAGAATTTAAAAGATCAAATACCACGCACAAACGGTTTTACAAT ATCATCGTGCAACGAAACCCTGATTCAGCTACACGAGATCTCATGTGCAGCGGAGCTTTGATATCATACAACAAGGTGTTGACGGTAGCGCATTGTTTCTTTAACTCAAGCCGCTACTCTGTGCCAAAGgagaattttgcagtaatgctTGGCGAGTTGGGTAACGCAGCAAAAGAAACCCGACTGATTCAGATTGAGAACATTCTAATACATCCAGAGTATTCGTACGATAACGATAGACAGAATGACCTCGCTGTCGTAATCCTTCGGGAAGAAGTAGAGACTGATGCAGAGGATATCATTCCGATTGGTATCGCAACATTTGCTTTGCCTCTTAATACCGAGTGTATAATTACAACTTGGTTGTCTTTACTTTGG GGCTGGTCACTCACTGAGAGGATTCAAAAAATTCCGGTAACAGTCGTTGACACTGGGAACTGTTCTGCTGGTGCAATTTTATCAGATCGAACAATCTGTGTGTATGGAAATGAAACTGAACTTGAAGGAACTTACTTTCTATCAGGAACGCCACTGATTTGCAACAATATTTTAGCAGGTTTATCATCGCAAACTATACGTTCCAGTATACCAATATCTCTCGAGTCATTCACGAATATCAGCTTTTATTCGTTTTGGATTACAAATAATGCAACAAAACGGTTCTATTTCGTTTATATTTGGATGTATCTACTTGCTTCAATTAAATTTGTTTTATAG